The window TCCCTTTATCTTCCCCGCAATCTTACGACCCCTCACTCCCTCTTCTTCTCTTCTCTTCTCTTctcaaaattattaaaaatcccAATTAGTTTACATCGAAATAAATATGTTAGGAAAGAGGTCGAGGCGGCCACCCATAAAGAGGACTACAAGCATGACGGAGTTCACTCTGGACCTCACCGCCCAGACTAATAATCAGCCTCGCAACGGCGGATCCGGTGCCGTTACTCCAAGACAGCACCTCCGTGACTCTGTTGGTTTTGTAGAAACGTCTAATTTCTTGAGGGCTTGCTTTCTTTGCCAACGCCGTCTTGTCCACGGTCATGATATCTACATGTATAGGTTCGTAATATTTACTAATATCATGTTGTTTTTAgcttaattatatatgtatatatgtgtacGTGAAGCCTGGCACTAGGGATAGCTATAGGTTTGTTATTTATGGAAAAATCTGAGAGTATAGGGTTGAATCAAATACTTTAATCAGGCTTAACTAGATTCGGTGAAAGGGTGcaagaatttaataataatatttggtaCTCCGTGTTTTGGCAGAGGTGACAGTGCTTTTTGCAGTCTAGAATGCAGACAACAGCAGATGGTTCAAGACGAAAGATTAGAGAAGTGTTCTGTGGCGTCCAAAAAAGATGCAGGAACCGACGCCTCCACCGGCGGCGGACCCCAAGTCTCCGCCGAAGGCGAGAGGGTCGCCGCCGTGTAGATGAATCTGCTGcggtgatttaaaaaaaaaaaaaaaaactgtagcatattaaatatttatggttATGTACccacattatataaaatatagtgGACGTACGTACGTGGGGCTGCGCTTCATTATTTTTTCACCTTAAAGGATGAAATTGAAGGGGGTAATTAATCAACCAACCCGAAGTGAAAGTACGATGTTTTGGCTATTTCCTTTGTACTACTTTCAtcgtcattattattattattattaatgtagaTTTTGTGTCGTTAACCCACTCCACTTAGATTATTCATTTAGCGATCGATCGACAACAAATTTACTCTTTCGGGTCAGAAACATGGATTATtgtttagaaaataattaataatcgcGTACAAGGATTAAGGTTATAAAAATGGCTACAGTATTTTTTTTGGAGTCTTTCATGTTTTAGAACTCGCATGAACAAGAAGTGTACTAAATAAGGCAGATATTAATTTTTCCTTGTGTAGTTTGGTAGTCTCAAAGTGTTTCCAAGGACatg is drawn from Primulina huaijiensis isolate GDHJ02 unplaced genomic scaffold, ASM1229523v2 scaffold39283, whole genome shotgun sequence and contains these coding sequences:
- the LOC140969009 gene encoding FCS-Like Zinc finger 6-like; protein product: MTEFTLDLTAQTNNQPRNGGSGAVTPRQHLRDSVGFVETSNFLRACFLCQRRLVHGHDIYMYRGDSAFCSLECRQQQMVQDERLEKCSVASKKDAGTDASTGGGPQVSAEGERVAAV